The following proteins are encoded in a genomic region of Notolabrus celidotus isolate fNotCel1 chromosome 19, fNotCel1.pri, whole genome shotgun sequence:
- the LOC117830987 gene encoding protein FAM222A-like encodes MLACVQRRQNLSSQHLGCKPKSLDVPATPLLLSVPPLQPCTRKGEPASMISRYPSPAELDAFAQKTANSPLSIKIFPSDVRVPQHKQLNKTVNGLDTTGQRCSPYSHPYSGGYQGLLAVIKASVVVKGVLKNSEGRRTKHANSQTPAAPYNNPLNNSYTVRHGHKAYHISSCKPPDVPIETVCSSTGMASGDQSLAPQSELAEVQSMMMRQMSRVPHSQALQLGGEARSSPSQQAVAAVANSDSDFVLGVPPQSSLAFTGAVIPTHGAERGKAGYAEKCEYTMWQQKHQIQQQQYQQGAGRMYSVRNSAQGLRAADASQHPETCLPLASYRLHPGSVSARPKQSISSSLICPSMQVEPPVGQFFTPLWDGALATPNSDCYTSQVLATGTCAARPRNPQLSHPHLHPNRHQHHHHHHQPQLHPPPFPLPPHSQAYSTDQNLCCGLPSTSLCHAALLSSSLQSLECLISEIHPPCIKERMLGRGYEAVGMPQLLEHHQQTHMQLHSYI; translated from the exons ATGCTGGCCTGTGTCCAGAGACGGCAGAATCTCTCGTCGCAGCACCTTGGCTGCAAACCCAAAAGTCTGGATGTCCCAGCAACGCCATTACTGCTGTCAGTGCCACCGCTGCAGCCGTGCACACGCAAAG GCGAGCCGGCCTCCATGATCTCTCGGTACCCTTCTCCCGCAGAGTTGGATGCTTTTGCTCAGAAGACTGCCAACAGCCCCCTGTCCATCAAAATCTTCCCGTCTGACGTCCGGGTGCCACAGCacaaacagctgaataaaacaGTCAATGGATTGGACACCACAGGACAGCGCTGTAGCCCTTACTCACACCCATACTCAGGAGGGTACCAGGGTTTGTTGGCCGTCATCAAAGCTTCTGTGGTGGTCAAAGGTGTGCTGAAAAACTCAGAGGGCAGGAGGACTAAACAtgcaaacagtcagactcctgCGGCACCGTATAATAATCCCCTGAATAACAGCTACACAGTCAGACACGGGCACAAGGCCTATCATATAAGCTCATGTAAGCCCCCTGATGTTCCCATTGAGACGGTTTGTTCTAGCACAGGGATGGCCTCTGGAGATCAGAGCCTGGCCCCCCAGTCTGAGCTGGCAGAGGTTCAAAGCATGATGATGAGGCAGATGAGCAGAGTTCCCCACAGCCAGGCCCTGCAGTTGGGGGGGGAGGCTCGTTCCAGCCCCTCTCAGCAGGCCGTTGCTGCGGTGGCAAATTCAGACTCTGACTTTGTTCTGGGAGTGCCACCCCAGAGCAGTCTGGCATTTACAGGGGCAGTGATACCTACGCACGGTGCAGAGAGAGGTAAAGCTGGGTACGCAGAGAAGTGTGAGTACACAATGTGGCAGCAGAAACATCaaatccagcagcagcagtatcaGCAGGGAGCAGGGAGGATGTACAGTGTGAGGAACAGCGCTCAGGGGCTTAGGGCAGCAGATGCTAGCCAGCATCCTGAAACCTGCCTCCCTTTGGCGTCCTATAGGCTTCATCCTGGCAGTGTGAGTGCTAGGCCGAAGCAGtccatcagctcctctttgATTTGCCCCTCCATGCAGGTGGAGCCCCCTGTTGGACAGTTCTTCACTCCTCTCTGGGATGGTGCTCTAGCTACTCCTAATAGTGACTGTTACACTTCTCAGGTGCTGGCAACGGGTACATGTGCAGCCAGGCCTAGAAACCCACAGCTCTCCCATCCGCATCTCCACCCAAACCGCCatcaacaccaccaccaccaccatcagcCGCAGCTCcaccctcctccttttcctcttcctcctcattccCAGGCCTACAGCACAGACCAAAACCTCTGTTGTGGGCTGCCGAGTACTAGCCTGTGCCATGCTGCTTTGCTCAGCAGCAGTCTGCAGTCTCTGGAGTGCCTCATCAGTGAGATCCACCCGCCCTGCATCAAAGAGCGCATGCTGGGCCGTGGGTACGAAGCTGTGGGGATGCCTCAGCTCCTGGAGCACCACCAGCAAACCCACATGCAGCTCCACAGCTACATATAA
- the LOC117830655 gene encoding glycolipid transfer protein-like: MSLLLDNQFRELPPDKSIDTKLFLETVSHLPLFFDCLGSKVFLPIKSDINGNITKIRGVYLKDPEKYVTLQSILEAEREANPAEWPKVGATLALMWLKRGLRFIQILLQSLADGEKDENNPNLMRVNVTKAYEQALKKYHGWMVQKIFSAALVAAPYRSNFLKSLSKGEEVKEEDCLANVRQFLVNYTTTIDAIYEMYTNMNAELDYTV, encoded by the exons ATGTCTCTTTTACTGGATAACCAATTTAGAGAACTACCTCCAGACAAGTCTATAGACACTAAGTTGTTTCTGGAGACTGTCTCTCATCTCCCATTATTTTTCG actgCCTGGGATCAAAAGTATTTTTACCCATCAAATCAGACATAAATGGAAATATAACG AAAATCAGAGGAGTATATCTGAAGGATCCTGAAAAGTATGTGACCCTGCAGAGCATACTTGAGGCAGAACGAGAGGCCAACCCAGCAGAATGGCCTAAAGTTGGAGCTACATTAGCACTGATGTGGCTTAAAAG GGGTCTCCGCTTCATACAGATCCTGCTGCAGAGTTTGGCAGATGGGGAAAAGGATGAAAACAACCCCAACCTTATGCGGGTGAATGTCACCAAAGCTTATGAGCAGGCGCTGAAGAAATATCACGGGTGGATGGTTCAGAAAATTTTCAGT GCGGCATTAGTTGCAGCTCCCTACAGATCAAACTTCCTGAAGTCTCTGTccaaaggagaggaagtgaaagAGGAGGACTGTTTGGCAAATGTGCGTCAGTTCTTGGTAAATTACACCACCACTATAGATGCCATCTATGAGATGTACACAAATATGAACGCAGAGCTGGACTACACTGTTTGA